The Sander vitreus isolate 19-12246 chromosome 24, sanVit1, whole genome shotgun sequence genome segment TCAAATTCACATGTTGCATATTCATCCATTTAAGTGTTGAAGGTCCTTTGCAATCTGAGGAGGTATAGGTCTTAAACAGAATGTCCAGAGGGTCCAGgaataaatcagagattacctggAGAGAAGGAAAGGACGTAGGAAGAGGTATCCATTCACTCAATGTTCTCCATGTGTTGGAGTTGTCATGTTGGATGAATTGGAGAGAGAGTTGTTGAAGGGATTCAGATGCGCATGTTGCGTATTCATCCTTAAGTGTAGAAGGTATTTTTGCTGTCTGAGAAGGTATAGGTCTAAGGTCCAGAGGGTCCAGGTgtaaatcagagattacctggagatgtggagagaaagaaaggacgTAGGGGAGCTATCCATTCACTCACTGTTCTTGATGTGTTTGCTGGTCGTTTTAGCTGACAGTCCCGCACAAAAAAATAGAACATCCAGATGATTGTATTGCTACATTTTATATAGTCAGGATCACATTTCTATGCATGCCATCCATGTGCGGATAGGTTACCTGGCAACTACTTCAGAAtaatagtctcacattgcccgATTTAcagtatctccacagcgctgtgtcagcgctgcagtatggtctggctacatcacctatctattctgggatagtgcaaaaaaaacgtgtttgtgtttctttaaaccaattacccCCGTCCTGGGTGGCGCTGGGCCCCGATAGCGGAGATAGcgaaaggggagggacatccggcgccaggcttatcccagcaatgtacatcagTTAAGCCAGACTAGAATAATACCGAGGTATATGTCTTTATTGTACACTACCTGCTAAGCGCCAAACAGCAGGCAGAaacagctggtgaacatagtggaccatttagcagctacagagccagatatttccgaGTTGGTAGACCaacaacagagctaaaagacagAATATTGGACTTACTGTATATTCATCATGTGAACACAAGCACGACTCTAAATGAATCATGTTGCTCCATAACTGCTGGATGAGTCAATAAGcagctgtttgctaacaagttaaCATATAATAAAGTGATATGTcatatgttgtgtttaattAAAGGCACAATATTGTGTCCTTCCAAACACCTTTAAATGACATTACGACCGAGGTGCTATTCTGCCTTTACCAAAATAATGGAAATACCATCACAGTGCATATATGGTTTGTTTGATTAGTTGGGATTTTAACTTGTGTTAACTGCATTAAAGTCAAAATCATATTGATTAAAATATTGGAAAATGCTGTACAAATGGATGATGTTCTTACTGTACTAAATATGCCaatggtatttatttatttatttcacttttggATCAAACTTTTAACGCAGTAAACATTTTTGATGACATTTCTGTCTCGTTGAGTAGCTCCTTCATTCTTTGAGGAAATGAGTGAATGATGGAAGCACTTTACAATGGAACTATGCAAAGGGTAttactttaaacacacactgcCAGTCATATGACAAGGTTACACGGTACCGTGCGTCTGAAACGCTTTTGGAATCTgatcatttgttattttttttggatTGTGAAGAAGCAGCCAAGTTTGAGCTGCTGCTCATCTAAACCGATCACAAATTAAAGTGAAGGGTGATGAAAGAGAAGGATATATGCTCTGCAAATGTCATATATGCGCAGCAGTTTTGGGCACAGTGGCACTGgactgctccttccaggcaaaaaaaaataaaaggcatgATCTGGACTCAGGGACGAATTGTGCAATTTTCATGGTCAAGTAGTTCATGAACCTGTGGGTGTCACGTGGGCATTTTGGATAACAGAGGCTCTTGTGGCAATCGGGCTTCAGCTTGAAAAATCAACCATCTAGTGCCTCCATGAGGCCAGCAGCCAGACTGCAATCAGCACCTCCAAACCAGGCTCCAAGTCAGATTTTCATCTCAGGAGTATGGAAAAGGGGAAATACTTTTATATCCAATATCTGTCCACTTACCATTCTACTCGTGTAGAATTTTCATTGGAGAAGTTAGTATGTGCAAAAGAGCTATGCAGCAGAAACAGCTTTGATAATTACAAATTGAAATCATGAATTTATAGTGCTTTACTCAAACACTCTGATCTGGTACACCAAGACATCTGTATGTCTCCACATTCGCTAGTGGTCTTCGTCTTCGAGAAATGCTATTTCTCCTAAATCAGTGGATTACAGAAATGATGCTTTCTCATATAATAATAGTAACAATTAATTGTTGCTGTCATCATGGTAGTTTTTTCATTCCTCTTTCAAACATATTCTTTTATGAGAGATCTTGCAGCTCCCGCAAACAAAAACCACCACGACACATTGTCCCATGAGAGCAGCCTCAACTTTAAACAGCGACTGAAATTTATTTGAATTAAATAAAGTCTCGTACATTTCACAGCTATAGGGGCCTACATAGTAAGCAAAACAAAGTCTACTCTTTGTCCATGTGCAGAACTACACCACAGGGTAGTTCGAGACAGTTTGTCATCATGTGAATGAAGGTGAGGGGATACGGCTGGTGGAGAGAAGAGGGCCAAAGCCATAGACTCCTCAGAAGATCAGCTGATGTGAAAAATAGAAGATGAggtcctcagtgtgtgtgtgtgacttcagGAGGCATTTTCATGCGGATTCCTTCCAAAGTTACACATCCACttgaaaataaatgtgcaaAATATTTCACCAAATGATCATGCTTTAAAGGCAGATAGCTGAAGTTCTTTGTGATGAACACATAGAGAGACTGGATTCATATTGAGATTATTAGAGATATTGTATGGTAAACTTCTGCTCTTTTGTTCCTCCCCAGAGTCGACATTTAACAATTTGTAATGGAACTTTTCTGTTACTGATATCGTTAATCTACTTTGGAAATGTCTCTTGGCGAATACTGTCTTGACTTCTTGAATGTGGCATCACATCCTGTAGCTTAACTCTAAGTCCGTTGCTCCACCCCCGTCGCAGACTTAGGACAGCACAGCATGAGTGTTCTTGATGCCAACCAGGTTGTCTACACTGACGGACCTCCTCATAGCCGATTTACACAGGTCCTTGTACTTATCCTCGCACAGCCTGGAGATGGCCTGGAGACAAAACCGTAAGCACAGAACTGTTACTACCTAACCAACGTTACAAAGAAGAGATGACAGATTGTTCACATACAGTGTGAATGCGGCCTCGGACGTACTCACCTCCAGTTTTTGAGCCCGCTTGTTGTTCAGCGGCTCCAGAGGGAAGCTGAGGTTGTTTTCGTCGGCTAGTGAGCGCAGGTCAAAGTAATACTTGGCGTAGACGCTGGCTGGGACGTTGATGTTGAACTGGAGCAGCTCCAGGAAGTGACGCTCCATCTCGTTCCTGCAGAACACGGGACAAAGGAGACGGTCTTTCAGAggattcaacattttttatgaaaaaactaAATTTGTCTAATCAGGCTAAAGGCCAATTTATGCTTCTGAGTTAAATCGACGCCGTACGTACGAGGAgatacggaccctacgccgcAGCCTGACATGCACGTctaaaaaaatttaactacacaaCCGCAACAACTGTGTAGGTCCACTTGGTCGTGGCTttgtagcgttgcatttccctcGTGCTCATTTCCGTAAACTtcaccataaacaacatgaaatcgaGGAAATtcttaacttttcctgctttccgaccgtggtcagaaagcacgctttgtttctcccactatgcctccagagtcggtactcgcGCCGAAGCTAATCCCatgtcactctctctcactcgctctaccacacactcccaacGCGCACACACAAGATGGCCCTgttattctcttaaagagatcaacGCAGAcgccaacgcacaagtataaacttcagtccacttacataggctaacggcgaaagctctgcgtaaagcctccgcagaagcataaatcccgCGTAAGTTACAACATCGGGTTGGTACAGGTTACTCAATTGGTTTTTCTTCAAAGAACAGTAATTTCTTGGATGAAAGGTAACACTCACATGTCCTCCACTGTGATGTCTTTGAGGATCTGGCAGTAGTCGACGTTCCACACAGCCTGGTCGTCCCAGACCTTGGAGGCCAGCAGGATGGCACCGAGAACAATCCGCTTCCAGTTACATGGACAGATGTCCATCTCAGCATACGTCAACAGCCTTTCCAGATATACCTAACACAGCACAGGACCATCGGGTTCACAAACGCACAGACACACCAGTGATAGAGATAAGAAGGTCTGAATCTCTGGTTGTAAACTTACCAGAGTGACGATGGCGCACTCTGCAGTGAGCTGTGCAGAGCTGAAGAGCGTCCGTATGAAACGGTAGATGAGTTTGTGTTCTGGGTCGACCACAGAGTAGTCATCTGGAACCTTTTCTCGCTGTTGGGCAGAGGGTTATCATCATTGGTCAGTCGGCACAGAGCGAGCAGTAAATATCGCTGCTGCATGCAATCAAAACGCCTCAACTCACCGTCAGAGGGTGCTTCTTCTCATCGAATATATCCAGCGAGCGGTTGGAATCTCTGCAGGGCCAGAACATGACGGAGCCAGTGTTAAATGTGCACATTATGGGATTTTTCTCCTACTGAACAACATGACCATCACTTATTTGTGGAGGTGTAATAGTGTTTGGTGTTCTCACTTTAAGCTGAAACTATATGGAATTTCAACTCTATGGTGAACACAACAAGCTAGACCTAAACAACCACTAGTTTGCAAAGTGATTCACTACCTCCTACCGTCACTAtttctttactttcttaaaaactCACTAATGGCTATAAACAAAACAGCTGCAATGAAATACTGACAGAATCCCAagttattcattcatttgtgtTTCCTAACTATTAACaacaaaaatctatctatctatctatctatctatctatctatctatctatctaaacaGCACAAAactgacttgtttggtgtttggtggcttggatgattgaagtttgaagaaacgagacatattggcaattgaacaatttattcatatcacaaacaggagcctcagtagcgtgtggaagaaccatacacagccacaacagcctggcacctcctcctcatgctggtcaccagcctggtcacacactgctgtgcgatggcatcccattcttcaaccagcagtcctgacctcaaccccgttgaacacttgtgggatcagcttgggcgtgctgttcgtgtcagagtgaccaacacaaccacgttggccgacttgcgacaaatgctggttgaagaatgggatgccaccccacagcagtgtgtgaccaggctggtgaccagcatgaggaggtggtggtcttgtttcttcaaacttcaatcatccaagccaccaaacaccaaacgagtcaatggcagaataagctgtttggcattggcagagacgatttggcaaatttttcatgggcgcaacccacatactcagcgctgctgctcatcccacaaatacaTGGTCCTTACAAATGgtgcaccatttgaaagggaacaaaaacaggctttccaacagtataagatttattgccaaaaagcattgttaccacagagaaataatctaccaaacacaaatttccttactttgtGTGCtaagtctatctatctatctatctatctatctatctatctatctatcggcCAGCAGCAAGAAGTTGCTATTGTGACAACAGAGTTCCATAAACCCAAAACAACCCCTAAACTATTTTTACTTTGTTCCCCCAATTAAATACCCAAGTACTGGACACAAGGGAAACAGTACAGCAACACTTCTAAGAGGTGAAAGCTATGACAACATTTCAAACTTTTCCTACCTGTTCTTTATGTGATAGTATATGGCCAATGCGACGCTGGAACACAGAGAAACCgacacagacaaacagtgaACCACTGGGTGTGATTTTGTATTCTtttgcaccaaaaaaaaaaagatatcctGTCTTCTTCTATCTGTAGTTTTACGGGCTGATATATAGGTCACGTGTGTTGCGACAACGATGGAAGGACATCTTGATGCATGCAGTCCAGACAAATTGATCGTTGGGTTTGTTAGCACTGAAAGCATAGGTCACTGCTAACTACGGGTTGGCTTGCAGCAGAacagtttgaataaaaaaaatgtgcctTAACTCTTTCCTCGTCACTGACCACGACCTGCTAAAAAGGAAACCAGTACACTGGAATACCAAATGTAAAACTATTCCTGTGAAGATACGAAGAAGACGGCGGTGAAGTCAATTACCATTTGATCGTGCTCTTGAGGTTGGGCTGGCTTACGGTGCTATCATCGATGAATATTGTTGAGCAGGAACTGTACTTTTTTGTCAGCAGCCCTGGGGACATCTGCTAGAGAGGAGATGAAAATGCACATGACTGGAAAGGTCAGAATTTGAAccttaaacatttaaacaaagcTATTTGTTGTTGCCAATTtgttgtgtgtgagtgcatctTTCTCAATTTCACTGACTGAAAAAGTCACTCTGTCATGTTAAAATAAAGTCCAAACTGCATCAAATACACATGAAGACCTGTgctgaaagaagtattcagatcctttattttaaagtactaataccacactggaAAAATTAGGGATTGAccaatactggtttttcaaggccgacaCAGATACCAATtatccagactgatctcaagaagtggcgtatgtatgacacgccaattcgtatgccgttttggcgtgttatcaagacgcataatcgctttttagcgtgtttatcaacgccgtttggcctccattgacttacattgcCTTGtgattgcgtgtcaatttacgccgtagcgagtagtatgatagggcgaaaatccgcgtagggaggttggttggggtggtggatgggtcaaacaacacaggactttcacccaggagaccggggatcgtgtcccacgtgtcacgtatCCTAAagccaaccgtcgctttcttcttttcctaaacccaaccccgttattgttttcctaaacccaacctgttCGCCGTGATGCCAATTCCTCGAGCCGTCTTTCCTGATCTGTCTGTGTCGCTCTTACACTGTTGCCCCTGGCAACCGATAGTGTAGGATCCCAAAATGCTGGGCGAGCTCAGACACCTCCCAAATCGTCACGTGACAGCAAGCTACCATGACGTATGTCCTCGTTGTCAATACGCCGTAGACATACACGCCGATGGCTCAAAATGCGTAGAGATAAcatgccacttggctttagaaagtggcgtgtatgtttacgcgaagtcatgatgtcacgttgcatTATCAGCAGTTCGTGAAACAGACAacagatatttggaaccgaAATGCATTTACAGCGAAAATGAAGATCTTTatgtcaaaattaagattttggaatgttacaaactccaacacaaaactttgtttagatgctttaagcaattaattaataaatgagaaactttcaacataataccgagtaacagagagtcagatagtgttgtgggcgggacattaagtcagactcagtggtgactgaaaccgaagcagagggacagacagacacagagctgtagccgacccaaagtagaacactttttaattcattaactttattggttatcaggcaaataaacagataatctgcaaactgccaaaaagccgataatcggtctatccctattAAATTATTATCCCTAGTAAAAATACCCTTACacgtaaaagtcctgcattgaaaatgtaacttaaagtggtcatattatgctcataataattgtatttagaggttgtatcagaataggtttacatggtttaattttccaaaaaacaccatatttttgttgtactgcacattgctgcagctcctcctttcaccctgtgtgttgagctctctgttttagctacagagtgaggcatcgcacttctgttccatctttgttgggagtcgcacatgcgcagtacctaggtaaggactactagccagtcagaagcagagtatgagggcgtgccacgctagcagctagcctaggcgagcattataacgtgtgttacaaagtgacgcacgttgtaaaggctggactacaacagagctgtttggagcagtttgtgaacagtgttttctgttggagatgtaAGTCCCtctggggtggactttgggctgtTTCACTTTGAaagcctattacatgcacaaaaaaaagatatataacacaataaaggaaagggagaaagccaaaaagcataatatgagcactttaagtaacagTATgtaaagtatcatcaggaaaatgtacttaaagtattaaaagtataagtactcaatgcaaaaaaactcctcacatttaagaaacgatccaaacagttctgtcaatcaactaactGTTAATCGGCTTATCATTTCAGCTAGACTTGTAGGactttatattgttgggtaagtttaattcataataaataacatattgtatgaactacatgtgttccgtgtgcaaaaatcttaatttctaGAGTAACTAGTatctgtcagattaatgtagtggagtgaaaagtacactagttccctctgaaatgtagcggagtgcAAGTAGACAGtgtcaagaaaagaaaagaaagtacctcaaatgtgtacttaagtacggCACTTGAGTAcatgtaattaattacattccATCACTGATGAAGACCTGTCCACTTACGTGATTCAAGTagttgctttttcttttctcgcGCACTGAAATGGGGGAGGAGAAAGATAGAGAGTTTAGGAGATTTCGAAGACTGTAAAGAAAATCGCATGGTGGCATCTTTAGCAGATAAATACTGACCGTCTGTCTGCGACTTGTTTAGGAAGAGGGTGCTGGCTCTGGGGTGGTCTGATGGGTTGGCCTCTTGGGCCAGCTCTGTAAGATGCAAGTATGAAAGtgagcttctttttttatatatatatatatatatatatatatatatatatatatatatatatatatatatatatatagcacagTCCATTAAAAATGGGTCTGCGCAGAATCTATCCCCAAGAGTCTCCATCTATAGATGGTTCTATGTTGCCACGGGTCATTTTAAACCAAAGTCTCCCGAAATAACAGCCACGTTAATCATCACCACCCACCGTCGGGGAGCTCCCTGTCGCTGATGTGCTGCAGGTAGGTCCCAGTGTCCTCGCTCACGTCCTCAGTGGTGGTGATGGGACACTCCTCCAGCTCCACCTCTCTCCTGTGGATCTTGGGACTCTCTCCAGGAGAGATGCAGCAAGACACCGAACCTCCCATTGTTGACCTACAACAGTCCTGCTACAGCCAGCACCGGTTCCCATACAACTCAGGAAGGATCACCCCACTAGTCTAACTGACAAACACTGGGCCGCCGGGCGTCTGTAACTTACGCAAAGTTGAATCTAAATCTAATCTAAGTGGCAGTTAATACATGTAACGTTAACACCACAGTAAATCTGAAACTAGATCCGTCTGACTCTGGTTTCAGATCAAACGTGTAAATCTTTAAAACGTTAGTTTAGTATATTAGTGTTTGGCTGCAAAGTGGAAAATCCTGCTTCAGAGTAGAATGGGATCTATGTCATGACAGCCAACTGGGTGTCTGCAGTATGTGCAGGGCAGCTGACATATTCAGGGCGTGTGCGCAGCATAGCACTGATGCACTTTAATAAGAATAGCATGCGTGGGCTGAATAGTTTTTGGACGGTGAATAACTAATATCTCATTTTACGGAATAGAGGCTAACAACAATACAGAGTCACAAGCTCCTCTAGCTCCTTCCATGGCTAgcaggctaacgctagcttccGCACCTCAATCCATTCTTGGGATTTTCAGCAGCATGGATCAATCCATTTTCACTGCGGTTGAAGTCGCTGTCACAATTCAAGGTTTTTCTACAGGACTGCCGTACAAATTCCCTAAATGGAAACAACCTAAGAGATAACTAAGGAAGCGGAAAGGTTGCGAGTATTGGAGTTTTTAAAAAAGGTAGCCAACGATAGCTTTCATCTCGTCGCATTTGCAGGAGACACGTCTTGGATGTCAAAATCCACCGAAGCGATGAAGTTCATAGGTAATTTCCGGTTACTGCCTTTCAAACTAAAAGTCCTTATCGTAGTTTTTAGAGACGGGTCTCATTTGAGATGTTAGCCCACATGTAGAATGTGTAATGATGAAATGTCAATGGAATCACTCATTATATGTACAttacaacaaataaaacatttttagtaCTCTAAATGAGAGTGATAATGACTTGTATTGTAATCATGAGCATTAATGTATTTACATTGTCttacatttaaattaatttatttaaacgTGTGTACATTACAACCCCAAAAGTCCAAAAGTATTTAAAGGGTAGCTGGTAAAATCTAACTATGCATCTTGAATTCATGACGGTTGCAATAGATTCCAATTCTGAGAGGTTTTAACTGCAAGATGTTTTCATCGCAAGAGGTTTTaacagcgggggggggggaagtcAGAATTGTGAAAATTAAATCACAATTAGATCCAATAATgtatctgcttttattttgactaCAGGAGCGCAAATGAAACGGATACTGTGATGCTGCTGTGTTGTCAGCTTTACGGACGTGGGCTTCATCTGCAGGCACCGCCCCCTTCATTATGCAGAAAACACAGCCGTTGAGAAAAACCTTTGCAGGCACGCCCATTCTAAAACCAGGCTTTCCTATTGGT includes the following:
- the LOC144512904 gene encoding cyclin-Y-like protein 1 isoform X2 is translated as MGGSVSCCISPGESPKIHRREVELEECPITTTEDVSEDTGTYLQHISDRELPDELAQEANPSDHPRASTLFLNKSQTDVREKRKSNYLNHMSPGLLTKKYSSCSTIFIDDSTVSQPNLKSTIKCVALAIYYHIKNRDSNRSLDIFDEKKHPLTREKVPDDYSVVDPEHKLIYRFIRTLFSSAQLTAECAIVTLVYLERLLTYAEMDICPCNWKRIVLGAILLASKVWDDQAVWNVDYCQILKDITVEDMNEMERHFLELLQFNINVPASVYAKYYFDLRSLADENNLSFPLEPLNNKRAQKLEAISRLCEDKYKDLCKSAMRRSVSVDNLVGIKNTHAVLS
- the LOC144512904 gene encoding cyclin-Y-like protein 1 isoform X1, which gives rise to MGGSVSCCISPGESPKIHRREVELEECPITTTEDVSEDTGTYLQHISDRELPDELAQEANPSDHPRASTLFLNKSQTDVREKRKSNYLNHQMSPGLLTKKYSSCSTIFIDDSTVSQPNLKSTIKCVALAIYYHIKNRDSNRSLDIFDEKKHPLTREKVPDDYSVVDPEHKLIYRFIRTLFSSAQLTAECAIVTLVYLERLLTYAEMDICPCNWKRIVLGAILLASKVWDDQAVWNVDYCQILKDITVEDMNEMERHFLELLQFNINVPASVYAKYYFDLRSLADENNLSFPLEPLNNKRAQKLEAISRLCEDKYKDLCKSAMRRSVSVDNLVGIKNTHAVLS